The window ATTTTATTGAGGAAAATAATTTAATTAACAAAAATGATAAAATTTTAATAGCTTTTTCTGCTGGACCAGATTCAGTATTCCTTTTAGAAAAATTATTAGAAATAAAAGAAGAATACAATTTAGAATTACATTTAGGATATGTAAATCATAATTTTAGAGATGATGTGCATAAGGATATAGAGTTAGTAAAAAATATTGCAAATAAATACAATTTAAAATATTCTATTTTAGATATTAAATTAGAAAAATTTAGTGAAGAAAAAGCAAGGGAATTAAGATATTCAGTTTTAAAAGATTTAAAAGAAAAAATAAAATTTACAAAAATTGCAACAGGTCATAATAAAACCGATAATGCTGAAACCATTATTTTTAGAATAATAAGAGGGACAGGACTAAACGGTCTATCAGGAATAAAAGTTAAAAGAGATGATATTATTAGACCAATATTATATATTTCAAAAAATGATATACTTAAACAAGTATATAATGAATATATAATAGATAAAACAAATCTTGAAAATAACTATAGTAGAAATAAAATTAGAAATTTAGTTTTTCCTGTATTAGAAGAAATTAATTCTAAATATGTAGATAATATAGTTAAAATTCATAAGAATGTTATAAATACAAATGATGAGAAATATGAATATATTTTGAATAGTTTAAATGAGAAAAATATAAGTTTAAATACAAAAAAAATTGAACAAATATATAGTATTTTAGACAAAAAAGAAACTAAAATTATAGATTTAGGAAATGAATATATTTGGTATAAGTCATATGATAATAATAAAATATTAAAAAAAATTGATTTAGAAAAAAAGTCTGAAAATACTATACTTACCTTAAATAATGAAATCGAATTTAATGGATTTAAAGTAGGTTATGTCGATGCAACTAGGCTTGAAAAAATATCAAATAAAATGTATAATGTACTTAGTTTAGATACTTTTGATGAATATTCTACATTTGTTGTTAGAACAAGAATAAATGGAGATAAATTAGACAATAAAAAGTTGAAAAAATTATTTATAGATAATAAAATTGATAAAATAGAAAGAGATAAAATGCCCATAGTCGTATATGAAAATATAGTAGTATTGGCAGGTGATTTTTTTAAAACAAGAGAAAAAGGATCTATAAATAAATATTACGTATATATTAGGAGAAATGATGGAAGATAAAAATATTAAAGATGATGATGTTCTTGATGACAAAAAAGAAAATCAAGAAGATGTTCAAAATAAAGAAGAAAATAATGAAGAAGAAACACCTAAAAAAATAAAGAAAAAGGTGTATATTTCTGATGATGAAAATGCAGAAGAAATTAAAAAAAGAATAGAAAGTTTAAAAAGTAAAAATAATAATATTACTTTTAGAGTTAAACCACCTATATTCTTTTTATTAATACTAGTAATAATTTCTACAGTTTTTTATTTTTATGGGAATAAAACTCCTTTATTTGAAGAAAGACGTGAAATTAGTTATACACAATTTGTAACTAAAGTTAAACAGGGAGATATTACTGAAATTAGAGAAAGCCAAGAAAAATTAACTGGTATAAAAAAAGTTGCTGGAAAGGTAGAAGTTTTTGAAACTAATAAACTGACTGATAGATTGGGTCAAGATACTTACCTTATGGAAATTTCAAAAGAAAAGAATGTTAATATTGTTGTATTAGGGACACCAGTATCTACGATAATAATACGTGCTATCTTTAGTTTTGCTCCATTATTTATACTACTATTACTTTTCTACTTTATTAATAAGAGAATGATGGGTTCTTCTGGTGGAGGAATAGGTAATCCGTTTAATATTGGAAAAGGTAAAGGGAAGATAAGCGAAAGACCAAATGTTAAATTTTCTGATGTTGCAGGATTAACAGAAGAAAAAGAAGAGTTAAAGGAAATAGTAGAATTTTTAAAAAATCCAGCAAGATTTGAGAAAGCTGGAGCAAGAGTTCCTAAAGGTGTTTTATTATTAGGTGAACCAGGTACAGGTAAAACATTACTTGCAAAAGCTGTTGCTGGTGAATCTGAAGCAGCCTTTTTCCCTATTTCAGGTTCTGAATTTATAGAACTTTATGTTGGTGTTGGAGCTTCACGTGTTAGAGAATTATTTAAAGATGCTAAAAAAGAATCTCCTGCTATCATATTTATAGATGAAATAGATGCTGTTGGTAGAAGAAGAGGACAAAATAAAAATGGTGGTGGAGGTAATGAAGAAAGAGAACAAACTCTAAACCAATTATTAGTTGAAATGGATGGATTTGATACAGACCAAAGAATTATTGTAATGGCAGCTACAAATAGATCAGATGTTTTAGATCCAGCTCTATTAAGAGGTGGAAGATTTGATAGAAGAATTGAGGTTTCAAGACCTGATGTTAAAGGGAGAACTGAAATACTTAAAGTTCATAGTAGAAATAAGAAATTAGCATCTGATGTAAAATTAGAAGATATAGCTAAAATTACTCCAGGATTTGTAGGGGCTGATTTAGAAAATCTATTAAATGAAGCAGCTATTCTTGCAGCAAGAAGAAATAGTGATGAAGTTACTATGGAAGACTTAGATGAAGCAGTAGATAAAGTAGGAATGGGATTAGGACAGAAAAGTAAAATAATCTCAAAAAGAGATAAGGATATGTTAGCATATCATGAAGGTGGACATGCCTTAGCTGCGACTTTAATACCGGGTGCAAATAAAGTACATAAGGTTACAATAATACCACGTGGAGATGCTGGAGGATATATGATGCCTTTACCTGAAGAAACTTTAGGTAAAACTAGAAAACAAATACTTGCTGAAATAAATGTATTATTTGCTGGAAGAGCTGGAGAAGAATTAATGATGGATGATATTGCAACTGGTGCATATTCAGACATTAAAAGAGCGACTGAACTTGCAAAATTACTAATTTCTAGTGTTGGTATGAGTGAACTTGGACCAATAAATTACGAACATTCAGATAATGGATTTGTATTAAGCTCAGATTTAAGTAATGAAACAGCTAGAGAAATAGATTTAGAAGTTAGAAAATTATTGAAATTTAAATATGAAGAAACATTAAATTTATTGAAAGCTAATAAAGATACATTAGAAAATATAGCTACATTGTTAAAAGAAAAAGAAACTGTTACTGGTTCTGAAATTAGAGCATTGGTTTCAGGTTTATCAGTAAATGAAGTATTAGAACTTGATGATGAACAGTTAGAAAAATATTATTAATATATAATGTAATGCCTTGACAAAGTTATAAAAATTTTGTAAAATGGATTGTATTAATACAAAATTACATGTAATGACATAATTACAATTAAATTATGTAGAAAGGAGCTCAAAATGGCAGTACCTAAGAAAAGAACATCAAAAGCAAAAAGAAATATGAGAAGAGCACATGATTCAATAAATGCTCCACAATTTGTTGTTGAAGCAAATGGTAGTGTAAGAAGACCTCACAGATTAAATCTTGAAACAGGTGAATATAGAGGAAGAAGAGTACTAAAAGCGTCAGCAGAAGAAATAGTTGAATAGATAAAAATTAATAAAAAAAGTTATTTTTAAACTATATAAGAACAACAGTCTAATTTTAAAGGACTGTTTTTTTATTTTCTTAAAAAATATAATTTAAAATATTGCAATTTTTGTTGTATTTTCAAATATTTTAGCCATTTTCTATATATTCACAAAACATGTAAAATGTGATATAATTTAAAATTATAGAGTATGATGAGGGGTAATGTTATGAATAAGAAATATGAAGTATTAGAGTATCATAAAATACTTAATAATTTAATAGATAAATCAAAATTAGAATCAACTAAAGAAAAATTTATAGATTTAAAAATGTTTAAAGAAAAAAGTGAATTAGATAAAGAATTTTCCATATTACAAGATTTGATTGATTTTTATAAATTCGATGATGGGTTTGATTTAAGTCAATTATCAAATATAGGCAGATTTTTAAAATTAATATCAATATTTGGTAATTATTTAGAGGCTGATGAATTACATGAATTAAGAAAAAATTTAATAGTTTATAGAATATCTAAATCAAGAGCTAAAAATGTGAGAGATAAATATAAGCAAATATGGAATATATTTAAAGATTTAAATGATTTAAAGGATATTGAGAATTTTATAAACGAAGTAGTAGATGATAACGGTAATATAAAAGATGATGCTAGTTTAACTTTAATTGATATTAGAAAACAAAAAAATATTATTTTCAACAATATAAAAGAAAAATTTGAAACATTAATAAATAATAAAGATACGCAAAGAGCAGTGCAAGATAAAATTATTACTAAAAGAAATGAAAGATATGTTATTGCTATAAAAACAGATTTTAAAGGATTAGTAAGAGGTATAGAACATGACAGATCATCAACGGGTTCTACATCATTTATAGAACCTTTAAATGTAGTATCATTAAATAATAAATTAAGGGAATATGAGGCAAGAGAGAAAGAAGAAGTAAGGAAAATACTTTTAAGATTAACAGAGATACTTAGAGGTAGATTAGAAGATTTACAAATTACTCAGAGTGTATTAGAAAGAATTGATTTTTTAAATTCTAAGGTTGAGTATGCTTTAGAAACAAAATCTAATATTCCTAAAATAGTTAATCATACTAAAATATATTTAGAAGATGCAAGGCATCCTTTTATAGATAAGGATAAAGTAATACCATTAACTTTTGATTTAGATGAAAATGATAAAGTTATGTTAATTACTGGTCCAAATACAGGTGGTAAAACAGTAACATTAAAGGTTGCAGGACTGTTTACTTTAATGGCATTATCTGGTTTAGCGATACCAGCGAGTGAAAAATCTATAATAGGTATGTTTGATAATGTTTTATCTGATATAGGAGATGAGCAAAGTATAGAACAGAACCTATCATCTTTTTCTTCTCATGTTAAATCAATTTCAGATATATTAAATGAAGCAACTTCAAAATCTTTAATATTATTAGATGAATTAGGTTCAGGGACAGATCCAAGTGAGGGGTCAGCATTTGCAATGGCGATAATTGATCATATTCTTGAAAGAAAAATAAAAGCACTTATAACAACACATTATAGTGAAGTTAAGGCTCACGCATATACACATGATAAAATAAAATCAGCATCTATGGAGTTTAACCCTGAAACTTTATCTCCAACATACAGATTGTTAGTAGGTATACCTGGTGAATCAAATGCTTTAATAATAGCATCAAAATATGGTATAGCTAAAGAAATTATTGAAAATGCTAAATCATATATTAGTGAAGATAATAGAAAAGTTGAAAAAATGTTAGCTTCAATAAAAGAAAAAAATGATAATCTTGAATTAATGAATCTTGAGGTTGAAAAACTTAAACAAGAACTTGCTGAAGTTAAAAATGATTATGAAAATAAGTTAGCTGAGTTTGAAAAAGAGAAAAATAATATTTTAAAAGATACATATAAAAAAGCTGATAACTATATTAAAGATATGCAAAATAAGGCAAAGGCTTTAGTTGATAAAATTAATTCAGATAATGTAAAAAAAGAAGAGGCTAAAACATTACAAAAAAATATAAATATGATAAGACAATATATAGAAGATAGTAAAAAAGAAAATATTGTTGAAAAGAAACATATAAAATCTAATTTAAAATTTGAAATAAATGAAGAAGTTTTAGTAAAAACATTAAATCAAGTTGGAAAAGTACTTAGAATTATTCCAGAAAAAGAATCTTTACAAGTTCAAGCAGGTATTTTAAAAATAACTGTTGCCTTTGAAGATGTTACTAAGATACCTAAGAAAAAAAATAATCGTTTAACTAATGTAGTTAATGCAAAAGTTACTCATGTTAAAGGTGAAATTGATGTTAGAGGTAAAATGGCAGAAGAAGCAATAGAAGAAATAGAAATATATTTTAATAGAGCTATTTTAAATGGATTTACTACTGTTGCAATTATACATGGAAAAGGGACTATGGTTCTTAGAAAGAAAATACATGAATACCTTAAAAAATCTGTTTATGTTTCAGAATTTAAAGATGGTCATCCTAGTGAGGGTGGACTTGGTATTACTATAGTAACACTGAAATAGAGGAGAAAAAATGAAGATATATAATAGTTTAAATAATAAATTAGAAAAATTTATACCTATTAATAATAGCAAAGTTGGAATATATGTATGTGGACCAACAGTATATAACTATATACATTTTGGAAATTCAAGACCTGTTATAGTTTTTGATACACTTGCAAGACATTTTATAAATCAAGGTTATGAAGTTTCATTTGTTCAAAATTTTACAGATATAGATGATAAAATAATTAATAAAAGTATAGAAGAAAATATTACATTTGAAGAAATTTCAAAAAAATATATAGATGCTTTTATGGAAGATATTTCTAAATTAAATATACTTGATATAGTAAAAAGACCAAAAGTAAGTGAATATATACCTGAAATTATAAAAATGATAGAGGGACTTATTGATAAGGGATATGCGTATATTTCAGATGGTGATGTTTTATTTAGAGTTAATAAATATTCAGAATATGGTAAATTATCTAATCAAAGATTAGAAGATTTATCGGTGGGTGTAAGAATTGATAAAGATGATAAAAAAGAAAATCCTCTTGATTTTGTATTGTGGAAAAAGAAAAAAGAAAATGAGCCTTACTGGGATTCACCTTTTTCTAAGGGTAGACCGGGTTGGCATATTGAATGTTCGGCAATGAGCAGAGAATTTTTAGGAGATAATTTTGATATACATGCTGGAGGAATAGATTTATTATTTCCACATCATGAAAATGAAAGTGCACAAAGTGTTTGCTTCTGTAATGAAAAATCTTCTTTTGCAAACTATTGGATGCACAATGGATTTTTAGAAATAAATGGTGAAAAAATGAGTAAATCTTTAGGAAATTTTATTACATTAAGAGAAGTTTTAAATAATTATTCAGGAGATGTAATTAGATTTTTCATGTTATCAACACATTATAGAAAACCTATAAATTATTCTATAGAAAATTTAGAAATATCTAAAAAGACTTTAAATTCAATAATAGATAGTATTGATAGATATAAGAAAGTAGTAGTTGATAATAATTCAAATGATGAGATAAAAAAAGAAATAATTGAGTTTGAATCAGCTTTTAATTCAGCATTAAATGATGATTTAAATACTCCTTTAGCAATATCTTGTATACATGATTTAATTAAAAAAACTAATAGACATTTAAATTCATCAGTATTTAAAGAAATTACATTAGTAATTGAAGTTTTAGAAAAATATATAATTAATATTTTGGGGATAAAAATGGAAAAAGATAAAAATGATGTGCTAAGTGAAAATTTAATAGAATTATTAAATAAAATTAGAGAAGATGCTAGAATGAATAAAAATTATGAATTATCTGATATGATACGTGATGAACTGTTAAAATTAGGAATTAAAACAGTTGATAGGAAGGTAAAATAAATGTTTAAGAAAAATTTTATAAAAAGAATAATAAGATCTCTTAGAATAAATAAGAGTATATCTATAGATTTAGGTACTGCTAATATTCTAATTTATGATAAACAAGAAGATAAAATAGTTTTAAATGAACCATCAGTTTTGGCAAGAGATAGAAAAACTGGAAAAGTTATTGCAGTTGGTAAAGATGCAAGAGAAATGTTAGGAAAAACACCTGATAGTATAGAAGCTATTAAACCACTTAAAGATGGTGTAATTGCTGATTTAGATGCAACTCGTGAAATGCTTTCTCATTTCATGTATAAAATATATGGAAGTTCAATATTTAAACCAGAAGTAATGATTTGTGTTCCTTTAGAAGTTACCCCTGTAGAAAGAAAAGCTTTATTTGATTCTGTTAGTGGTGCAAAAAAAATATATATAATAGAAGAGGGAAGAGCGGCTATTATTGGTTCTGGAATTGATATATCAAAACCATCTGGTAATATGGTTATAGATATTGGTGGAGGTTCAACTGATGTTGCTATACTTTCATTAGATGAGGTTATAGCTTCAAAATCTATAAGAGTTGCTGGTAATAAGTTTGATGAAGATATAGTAAGATATGTAAGAAATAAATACAACTTATTAATTGGTGATAGAACAGCTGAAAAAATTAAAAAAGAATTAGCGACTGCTATGTATGAAAAAGAACCTAAGTTAATGACTATTAAAGGTAGACAATTAGAAGTTCAAACTCCTGTTTCTTTAGAAATAGATTCTAATGAAGTATATGAGGCAATAAAATCATCGCTTTTTTCAGTAATTAATGCAGTTAAAGAAGTACTAGAAAAATCACCACCTGAATTAGCTGCTGATATTTTAGATAATGGAATTGTAATGACTGGTGGAGGCTCTATGATTAAAAATTTCACAACTTTAGTAGAGCAAGAAGTAAAAGTAAAGGTATATTTATCAGAACATCCATTAGATTCAGTTGTTCTTGGTGGAGGAAAAGCGTTTGATAATAAGAATTTATTAAAAACATTACAAATGAGAGAGAATTAATATGGAAATATTTAAAAATGAAATATTAAATCTAAAAAAAAGTGGAACTTTTATGCTTTTTGCAGATAATAGAATATCTTTAATAGAAAATGCTAAAATATTTACATCTATGTTACTTAATGAGTTTAATACAGATATATTAACTCATCCAGATGTAAGTTATTATTCTGAATTAAAGATTGATGATGTAAGAGAAATAATAATTGGTTCAGTTGAAAGTCCATATATTTCTGATAAAAAAATATATATTATCGATTCAATTGAAATAACAAAAAAAGAACCTTTAAACGCATTGTTGAAAGTAATAGAAGAACCACCACAGAATGTTTTTTTCATATTACTTACTAGGAGATTAGAAATACTTGAAACTGTTAAGTCTAGGTCAATAATATTAAATTTAAACTTAATTTTAGATACTAAAATTATAGAAAAAAATTTAGATATGTTTAACTTTTTAGAAAATAATATTGATTATTTAAATATGTATATCAGTAAAAAAGATTCAATTGATTTAGAAGTATATAAAATTAATAGTTTAGAAGAGATTATACATTCTATTAAGAATTATTTTAATGAAACAAATATATTTACAGTTATATCATATCAATATGCGATAGATTATTTAATAAAAAATATTATATTTATGAAAGAAATTGATGTAATAATTTTAAAAGATGAGATATTGTCTATATTGTTAGTAAGTAACGATAATAAAAAGAGTAGAGATAGAATAAAAATATTTATGAATACTTGTATAAATAAATATTCTAAATTTAAAAGCTTAAATCATCTTGAAGAGCTTTTAGAATATAAGTTAGCGATAAATTCTAATGTAAGTTTAAAAACATTAATGTTTTTATTTATTGATACTTTATCAAAAAATTAAAGAAAATGGAGACAAATATGTCTATAGGAATTTTTGATTCAGGTATGGGTGGAATAACTGTATTAAATGAAATTAGAAAACAATATCCAAATATTGATATTCATTTTTTCGGTGATACAGCTAGATTACCATATGGAGAAAAAAGTAAAGATGAAATAATTAAATACTCAAGTGAAATAGTTGAGTTTTTATTAACAAAAAAAGTTGAATTAATTGTTGTTGCATGTAATACTGCGACTTCACTTGCACTTGATGAAATAAAAGAAAAATACGATATTAATATTATTGGAGTAATTGATGCAGGAGTAGAGGGTGTTATAAATAATAAAAGTAAAAATGTAGGTTTGATTGCAACTACTGCTACAGTAAATTCTAAAAAATATACACAGAGTTTAAATAATATTAATTCAAAAATAAAAGTGATAGATCAACCTTGCCCTTTATTAGTACTAGCTATAGAAAATGGAAATATTAAAGGAAAAGATATTGATAATTTAATAAATAAATATGTTGATGATATGAGTAAAGAAATTGATACCCTTGTATTAGGATGTACACATTATTCTATTTTAAAAGAAAAAATAAAATCTCTTTATTCTAATATTGATATAATTGATCCATCAGTTGAGATTGTAACAATTATTAATAATAGTGATTTAATAAAAAATAAAAATGAAAATTCTCAAACATTTTTTTATGTTTCAGGAAATAAAGAAAAATTTAAGAATAATTTGAGAGATATTTTTTATGTTGAGTCCGATAATATTATTGAAATAAAAGGAGAATAAAATGTACGAATATTTTGAGGGTATATTAAGCGTAAAAAATCTTAATTATGTTGTTATAGATATTAATGGAGTAGGGTATAAAATATATACATCAATAAAAACCTATGATAAACTTAATTCAATTGGAGAAAAAGATAAGCTATATATACACACTATAGTTAAAGAAGACGATATTTCATTTTTTGGATTCAAGAGTGAACTTGAAAGAAGTATTTTTCTTGAATGTATAGCAATAAATGGAATAGGTGCTAAAAAAGCAATTGCAATATTATCTAATTTTGAATTTGATGAATTAGTTGCTATAGCATCTTCAAAGAATTTTAAAGAACTCGCAAAAGTTCCTGGTATAGGAATGAAAAAAGCTGAAAAAATAATGGTAGATCTTTCTGATAAACTTGAAGGATTAAAAATTACAAGTAATGTTTCTAACCAAGATATGCTTGAGTTATATAATAAGAAAGAGAATTTAAGATTAGCTTTAGAATCTTTAGGTTATGAAAAAGTTAATATAAATAACATTATAGAAGATAAGTATGTCAAAGAGTTAAATATGCAGGAATTGATTAAAATGGCATTATTAAATATAAATAAAAAGAAAAAGTAGGTGTAAAAATGAATTTATCATGGCTTCTCATAGTTTTAGGTGCAATAATGTGGGGGATAGATGGTGTATTATTGACACCACGTTATTTTAAATATGGTTTATATAATGTTGTATTAATAGTATTTATAGCACATCTTTTACCATTTTTATTTATTTTAATTACAAATAGAAAAAATATAAAAGAGATAAAAAATATAAATTTATCAGATAAATTATACTTTCTATTAATAGCATTATTTGGTGGAACTATAGGGACTTTATCTATTGTAAAAGCATTACAATTAAGTGAATTTAATCCATATAGTTTAGTTATATTAATACAAAAATCACAACCTATATTTGCTATATTATCAGCTTATTTTATATTAAAAGAAAAAATTACACATAAATTTAAAATAGTGTTTATAATTTCCCTTATTTCACTCTATTTCTTAACTTTTGGACTAAATAGTCCATTTGATATAGAGCTTAAATCAATATATTCTGCAATTTATTCATTAATTGCTGCAATTTCTTTTGGTTTATCAACTACTTTTAGTAGAAAAGTTGCAATTAAGTACAATGCCAATATATCGACATTTATGAGATTTATGTTTACAACGATAATTACTTTTTTACTATTATTATTAAATGTATCTCAAACTAAAACCGATATAATATATCTATTTACAAATAAGCATGTAATGTTACTGGCAATATTTATTGCAATTTGGGGAGTAACAGCTGCTAATTTTTATTATAGAGGTTTACAAAATACAAAAGCAATATATTCTACAGTTTCTGAATTAGCATTTCCTTTAACATCTGTTTTTATAGACATGTTTATTTTAGGAAATATTTTAGATCCTACAAGAATAATAGCTGGTTTAATATTATTATTAAGTATAGTTTATTTAAATATAAATAATGAATGAGGGAGTACAAATGGAATATATTAAGATAAGAGGTGCTAGAGAACACAATCTTAAAAATATTGATATAGATATACCTAAGAATCAATTTGTTGTAATTACAGGAGTAAGTGGTAGTGGTAAATCATCTCTTGCGTTTGAAACAATATATTCTGAGGGACAGAGAAGATATGTTGAGAGTTTATCAGCATATGCAAGACAATTTATAGGTCAAATGAAAAAACCAGAGCTAGATAGTATTGAGGGTTTATCACCAGCAATATCAATAGAGCAAAAATCAGTTTCAAAGAACCCAAGGTCAACAGTTGGTACAATGACAGAAATATATGATTATATGAGACTTTTATGGGGGCATATTGGTAATGCACATTGTCCTATTTGTCAATCTTTAGTTAAAAAACAAAGTATAGAAGAAATTACTAATGAAGTACATTTAAAATGTAGTGATAAAGATAAATTAATATTCTTATCTCCTATAGTAATGGATAAAAAAGGTAGTTTTAAAAATTTATTTATTAATTTATCAAGACAAGGTTATCTAAGAGTAAGAGTAGATGGAACAATACTTGAACTTGATGATATTATTGAATTAGATAAGAATAAAAGACATAATATTGAATTAATTACTGATAGAGTAGTATTTAAAGAAGAAAATATTTCAAGAATAAATGAGGCTATAGTTAATGCGACAAAATTATCTGATGGTAATTTAATTATAAATATAAATGGTGTAGACCATAAATATAGTGAAAATTTTGTATGTAGTAATCATCCTGATGTATCATTCCCAGAAATTAATCCAAGACTATTCTCATTTAATGCACCTTATGGAGCTTGTGAAGAATGTAATGGTTTAGGTTCGTCTTTAGAAGTCAACATGGATGCAATATTATTAAATGAAAATATATCTATTAATGAAGGTGCATTGTCTGTGGTAGGTGGAAGTTCTCCAACATCATGGACTTGGAAATTATTTCAAGCATTTTTAAAAGGGCATAATATTGATGCAGATAAGCCTTTTAAAAAATTATCACAAAAAGAAAAAGATTTAATTTTTTATGGAAGTGATAAAGAA is drawn from Streptobacillus ratti and contains these coding sequences:
- the ftsH gene encoding ATP-dependent zinc metalloprotease FtsH; protein product: MEDKNIKDDDVLDDKKENQEDVQNKEENNEEETPKKIKKKVYISDDENAEEIKKRIESLKSKNNNITFRVKPPIFFLLILVIISTVFYFYGNKTPLFEERREISYTQFVTKVKQGDITEIRESQEKLTGIKKVAGKVEVFETNKLTDRLGQDTYLMEISKEKNVNIVVLGTPVSTIIIRAIFSFAPLFILLLLFYFINKRMMGSSGGGIGNPFNIGKGKGKISERPNVKFSDVAGLTEEKEELKEIVEFLKNPARFEKAGARVPKGVLLLGEPGTGKTLLAKAVAGESEAAFFPISGSEFIELYVGVGASRVRELFKDAKKESPAIIFIDEIDAVGRRRGQNKNGGGGNEEREQTLNQLLVEMDGFDTDQRIIVMAATNRSDVLDPALLRGGRFDRRIEVSRPDVKGRTEILKVHSRNKKLASDVKLEDIAKITPGFVGADLENLLNEAAILAARRNSDEVTMEDLDEAVDKVGMGLGQKSKIISKRDKDMLAYHEGGHALAATLIPGANKVHKVTIIPRGDAGGYMMPLPEETLGKTRKQILAEINVLFAGRAGEELMMDDIATGAYSDIKRATELAKLLISSVGMSELGPINYEHSDNGFVLSSDLSNETAREIDLEVRKLLKFKYEETLNLLKANKDTLENIATLLKEKETVTGSEIRALVSGLSVNEVLELDDEQLEKYY
- the tilS gene encoding tRNA lysidine(34) synthetase TilS, which produces MFRNFIEENNLINKNDKILIAFSAGPDSVFLLEKLLEIKEEYNLELHLGYVNHNFRDDVHKDIELVKNIANKYNLKYSILDIKLEKFSEEKARELRYSVLKDLKEKIKFTKIATGHNKTDNAETIIFRIIRGTGLNGLSGIKVKRDDIIRPILYISKNDILKQVYNEYIIDKTNLENNYSRNKIRNLVFPVLEEINSKYVDNIVKIHKNVINTNDEKYEYILNSLNEKNISLNTKKIEQIYSILDKKETKIIDLGNEYIWYKSYDNNKILKKIDLEKKSENTILTLNNEIEFNGFKVGYVDATRLEKISNKMYNVLSLDTFDEYSTFVVRTRINGDKLDNKKLKKLFIDNKIDKIERDKMPIVVYENIVVLAGDFFKTREKGSINKYYVYIRRNDGR
- a CDS encoding endonuclease MutS2, translating into MNKKYEVLEYHKILNNLIDKSKLESTKEKFIDLKMFKEKSELDKEFSILQDLIDFYKFDDGFDLSQLSNIGRFLKLISIFGNYLEADELHELRKNLIVYRISKSRAKNVRDKYKQIWNIFKDLNDLKDIENFINEVVDDNGNIKDDASLTLIDIRKQKNIIFNNIKEKFETLINNKDTQRAVQDKIITKRNERYVIAIKTDFKGLVRGIEHDRSSTGSTSFIEPLNVVSLNNKLREYEAREKEEVRKILLRLTEILRGRLEDLQITQSVLERIDFLNSKVEYALETKSNIPKIVNHTKIYLEDARHPFIDKDKVIPLTFDLDENDKVMLITGPNTGGKTVTLKVAGLFTLMALSGLAIPASEKSIIGMFDNVLSDIGDEQSIEQNLSSFSSHVKSISDILNEATSKSLILLDELGSGTDPSEGSAFAMAIIDHILERKIKALITTHYSEVKAHAYTHDKIKSASMEFNPETLSPTYRLLVGIPGESNALIIASKYGIAKEIIENAKSYISEDNRKVEKMLASIKEKNDNLELMNLEVEKLKQELAEVKNDYENKLAEFEKEKNNILKDTYKKADNYIKDMQNKAKALVDKINSDNVKKEEAKTLQKNINMIRQYIEDSKKENIVEKKHIKSNLKFEINEEVLVKTLNQVGKVLRIIPEKESLQVQAGILKITVAFEDVTKIPKKKNNRLTNVVNAKVTHVKGEIDVRGKMAEEAIEEIEIYFNRAILNGFTTVAIIHGKGTMVLRKKIHEYLKKSVYVSEFKDGHPSEGGLGITIVTLK
- the cysS gene encoding cysteine--tRNA ligase; the protein is MKIYNSLNNKLEKFIPINNSKVGIYVCGPTVYNYIHFGNSRPVIVFDTLARHFINQGYEVSFVQNFTDIDDKIINKSIEENITFEEISKKYIDAFMEDISKLNILDIVKRPKVSEYIPEIIKMIEGLIDKGYAYISDGDVLFRVNKYSEYGKLSNQRLEDLSVGVRIDKDDKKENPLDFVLWKKKKENEPYWDSPFSKGRPGWHIECSAMSREFLGDNFDIHAGGIDLLFPHHENESAQSVCFCNEKSSFANYWMHNGFLEINGEKMSKSLGNFITLREVLNNYSGDVIRFFMLSTHYRKPINYSIENLEISKKTLNSIIDSIDRYKKVVVDNNSNDEIKKEIIEFESAFNSALNDDLNTPLAISCIHDLIKKTNRHLNSSVFKEITLVIEVLEKYIINILGIKMEKDKNDVLSENLIELLNKIREDARMNKNYELSDMIRDELLKLGIKTVDRKVK
- a CDS encoding rod shape-determining protein, with protein sequence MFKKNFIKRIIRSLRINKSISIDLGTANILIYDKQEDKIVLNEPSVLARDRKTGKVIAVGKDAREMLGKTPDSIEAIKPLKDGVIADLDATREMLSHFMYKIYGSSIFKPEVMICVPLEVTPVERKALFDSVSGAKKIYIIEEGRAAIIGSGIDISKPSGNMVIDIGGGSTDVAILSLDEVIASKSIRVAGNKFDEDIVRYVRNKYNLLIGDRTAEKIKKELATAMYEKEPKLMTIKGRQLEVQTPVSLEIDSNEVYEAIKSSLFSVINAVKEVLEKSPPELAADILDNGIVMTGGGSMIKNFTTLVEQEVKVKVYLSEHPLDSVVLGGGKAFDNKNLLKTLQMREN
- the rpmF gene encoding 50S ribosomal protein L32, whose translation is MAVPKKRTSKAKRNMRRAHDSINAPQFVVEANGSVRRPHRLNLETGEYRGRRVLKASAEEIVE